Proteins from a single region of Flavobacterium sp. YJ01:
- the rpsM gene encoding 30S ribosomal protein S13 — translation MARIAGVDIPKNKRGVIALTYIFGLGRSRAIEILEKAQVSQDKKVQDWNDDEIGAIREAVSFYKIEGELRSEISLNIKRLMDIGCYRGIRHRSGLPLRGQRTKNNSRTRKGKRKTVANKKKATK, via the coding sequence ATGGCAAGAATAGCAGGGGTAGATATCCCAAAAAACAAAAGAGGTGTTATCGCACTTACTTATATCTTCGGATTAGGTAGAAGTAGAGCTATTGAGATTTTAGAGAAAGCTCAAGTTAGCCAAGATAAAAAAGTTCAAGATTGGAATGATGACGAGATCGGAGCAATTCGTGAGGCAGTTTCATTTTACAAAATTGAAGGAGAATTACGTTCTGAAATTTCTTTAAACATTAAACGTTTAATGGATATTGGATGTTACAGAGGTATTCGTCATAGATCTGGTCTTCCATTAAGAGGACAAAGAACTAAAAACAACTCAAGAACAAGAAAAGGTAAAAGAAAAACTGTTGCTAACAAGAAAAAAGCAACTAAATAA
- a CDS encoding arginine deiminase-related protein: MKQTTNAIVMIRPVAFRMNEQTAVNNYYQKVLDGLLPSTVNAKAQQEFDTFVEKLRAVGVDVTVVDDNLETDTPDSIFPNNWVSFHENGDVALYPMFAENRRQERREDILDTLEEKGFEITNIMDYTSAEEDGIFLEGTGSLLLDRANGKAYCALSPRADEELFIEFCEDFDYAPVIFEAFQTVDGERKLIYHTNVMMCLGETFAVICADSIDDKKERKMVLDNLKQDGKEIILITEDQVNNFAGNMLEVRGTNDKRYIVMSASAHQSLTPKQITQLENHAEILSSSLDTIEACGGGSARCMMAEVFLPRS; the protein is encoded by the coding sequence ATGAAACAAACAACTAATGCTATCGTAATGATTCGTCCAGTTGCATTCAGAATGAATGAACAGACAGCGGTAAATAATTATTATCAAAAAGTATTAGACGGGCTTTTGCCAAGTACGGTTAATGCTAAGGCACAACAGGAATTTGACACTTTTGTAGAAAAATTAAGAGCAGTTGGTGTAGATGTTACAGTTGTGGATGATAATTTGGAAACTGATACTCCAGATAGTATTTTTCCAAACAATTGGGTTTCTTTTCATGAAAATGGGGATGTAGCTCTTTATCCCATGTTTGCAGAAAATCGTCGCCAAGAACGTCGCGAAGATATTTTGGATACTTTGGAAGAAAAAGGATTTGAAATTACCAATATAATGGATTATACTTCTGCAGAAGAAGATGGTATTTTCTTGGAAGGAACAGGAAGTTTATTACTGGATCGTGCAAATGGAAAAGCGTATTGCGCATTATCACCAAGAGCAGATGAAGAATTGTTTATAGAATTCTGCGAAGATTTTGATTATGCGCCAGTTATTTTTGAAGCATTTCAAACTGTTGATGGAGAAAGAAAACTGATTTATCATACGAATGTGATGATGTGTCTGGGTGAAACTTTTGCTGTTATTTGTGCAGATTCTATTGATGATAAGAAAGAGCGCAAAATGGTTTTGGATAATCTCAAACAAGACGGAAAAGAAATTATCTTAATTACCGAAGATCAAGTGAACAATTTTGCTGGAAATATGTTAGAAGTTCGTGGAACAAATGATAAAAGATATATTGTAATGAGTGCTTCTGCTCATCAAAGTTTAACTCCAAAACAAATTACGCAGTTAGAAAATCATGCTGAAATTTTAAGTTCTAGTTTAGATACGATTGAAGCTTGCGGCGGTGGAAGTGCGAGATGCATGATGGCCGAAGTATTCTTGCCGAGAAGTTAA
- the infA gene encoding translation initiation factor IF-1: MAKQSAIEQDGSIIEALSNAMFRVELENGHIVIAHISGKMRMHYIKLLPGDKVKLEMSPYDLSKARITYRY; this comes from the coding sequence ATGGCAAAACAATCAGCAATAGAACAAGACGGATCAATTATTGAAGCATTGTCAAATGCAATGTTCCGTGTAGAGTTAGAAAATGGACATATCGTAATTGCTCATATTTCTGGAAAGATGCGTATGCATTACATCAAATTATTACCTGGTGATAAGGTGAAACTAGAAATGAGTCCTTATGATTTGTCAAAAGCAAGAATTACTTATCGATATTAA
- the rpsK gene encoding 30S ribosomal protein S11, with amino-acid sequence MAKATAKKRKVIVESTGEAHISATFNNIIISLTNKKGEVISWSSAGKMGFRGSKKNTPYAAQMAAEDCAKVALEAGLKKVKVYVKGPGNGRESAIRSIHNGGIEVTEIIDVTPMPHNGCRPPKRRRV; translated from the coding sequence ATGGCTAAAGCAACTGCAAAAAAACGTAAAGTTATCGTTGAATCAACGGGTGAGGCTCATATTTCTGCCACTTTTAATAACATTATTATTTCTTTGACTAATAAGAAAGGTGAAGTTATCTCTTGGTCTTCAGCTGGTAAAATGGGTTTCAGAGGTTCTAAAAAGAACACTCCTTATGCAGCTCAAATGGCAGCAGAAGATTGCGCTAAAGTAGCACTTGAGGCAGGACTTAAAAAAGTGAAAGTTTATGTAAAAGGACCAGGTAACGGACGTGAGTCTGCTATCCGTTCTATTCATAACGGTGGAATTGAAGTTACTGAGATTATCGACGTTACTCCAATGCCGCACAACGGATGTCGTCCTCCAAAAAGACGTAGAGTTTAA
- the rplQ gene encoding 50S ribosomal protein L17, with amino-acid sequence MRHGKKFNHLSRQTGHRKAMLANMACSLIEHKRINTTVAKAKALKQFVEPLITKSKEDTTHNRRIVFAYLRSKYAVTDLFRDVAAKVGDRPGGYTRIIKVGNRLGDNADMAMIELVDFNELYNGGKKEVKKAKSRRGGKAKKAETAAPEAPAAETETTTEASE; translated from the coding sequence ATGAGACACGGAAAAAAATTCAACCACTTAAGCAGACAGACTGGACATAGAAAAGCTATGTTGGCTAATATGGCTTGTTCTCTTATTGAGCACAAACGTATTAATACTACTGTTGCTAAAGCTAAAGCGCTTAAACAATTTGTTGAGCCTTTAATCACAAAATCAAAAGAGGATACGACTCACAATCGTCGTATTGTTTTTGCTTACTTGCGCAGTAAATATGCAGTAACTGATTTGTTCAGAGATGTAGCTGCTAAAGTTGGAGACCGTCCAGGAGGATACACTCGTATCATTAAAGTTGGAAATCGTTTGGGAGATAATGCTGATATGGCAATGATCGAACTTGTTGACTTCAATGAACTTTACAACGGAGGTAAAAAAGAAGTTAAAAAAGCTAAAAGCCGTCGTGGTGGTAAAGCTAAAAAAGCTGAAACTGCTGCTCCAGAAGCTCCTGCTGCTGAAACAGAAACGACTACTGAAGCTTCTGAATAA
- the secY gene encoding preprotein translocase subunit SecY, with protein sequence MKKFIESISNVWKIEELKNRILITLGLLLVYRFGAHVTLPGIDATQLTGLAGQTKNGLGSILDMFTGGAFSKASVFALGIMPYISASIVVQLMGIAIPYLQKLQNDGESGRKKINQITRWLTIAITLVQGPTYIYNLYRTLPSNAFLLGFNSPEFLFSSVIILVTGTIFAMWLGEKITDKGIGNGISLLIMVGILARLPQAFIQEFTTRVTNNNGGPMLLVIEIIVWLLVIISCVLLTMAVRRIPVQYARRTTTGDYEQDLAGGNRQWIPLKLNASGVMPIIFAQAIMFIPAAVAGLSKSDTSQSIVGAFSNMFGFWYNFVFATLIIVFTFFYTAITVPTNKMADDLKRSGGFIPGVRPGAETSDFLDKVMSLITFPGSLFLALIAVFPAIVVSIMDVQQSWAMFFGGTSLIIMVGVAIDTIQQINSYLLNKHYDGLMKTGKNRKAVA encoded by the coding sequence ATGAAGAAATTTATTGAATCAATAAGTAATGTTTGGAAAATCGAAGAACTAAAAAATCGTATCTTAATTACATTAGGATTGCTTTTAGTATATCGTTTTGGAGCACACGTTACGCTTCCTGGAATTGACGCAACGCAATTGACTGGTTTAGCGGGACAAACTAAAAATGGTCTAGGATCTATTCTAGACATGTTCACCGGGGGTGCTTTCTCTAAGGCTTCAGTTTTTGCCTTAGGTATCATGCCTTATATTTCTGCGTCTATTGTTGTTCAGTTGATGGGAATTGCGATTCCATATTTACAAAAACTTCAAAATGATGGAGAAAGTGGTAGAAAAAAGATTAATCAAATCACTCGTTGGTTGACAATCGCTATCACATTGGTTCAAGGTCCAACTTATATCTATAATTTATACAGAACATTGCCTAGTAATGCATTTTTGCTAGGCTTTAATTCACCTGAATTTTTGTTCTCATCTGTTATAATCTTAGTTACAGGTACAATTTTTGCTATGTGGCTTGGAGAAAAAATTACAGATAAAGGGATTGGAAATGGTATTTCATTGTTAATTATGGTTGGTATTTTAGCTCGTTTACCGCAAGCTTTTATTCAAGAGTTTACAACTCGTGTTACCAATAACAATGGAGGTCCAATGTTATTAGTTATTGAAATTATTGTGTGGCTATTAGTGATTATTTCTTGTGTATTGCTTACAATGGCAGTACGTAGAATTCCAGTTCAGTACGCTCGTCGTACAACTACTGGAGATTATGAGCAAGATTTAGCAGGTGGTAATAGACAATGGATTCCTCTTAAGCTTAATGCTTCTGGAGTTATGCCAATCATTTTTGCTCAGGCAATTATGTTTATCCCTGCGGCTGTAGCTGGGCTGTCTAAATCAGATACATCACAATCAATTGTTGGTGCATTTAGTAATATGTTTGGTTTCTGGTATAATTTTGTTTTTGCAACTTTAATTATTGTATTTACATTCTTTTATACTGCAATCACTGTACCTACTAACAAAATGGCTGATGATTTAAAGAGAAGCGGTGGTTTTATTCCTGGGGTTCGTCCTGGTGCTGAAACTTCTGATTTCCTTGATAAAGTGATGTCTTTAATAACTTTCCCAGGATCTTTATTCCTTGCTTTGATTGCTGTGTTCCCAGCTATTGTTGTAAGTATTATGGATGTACAACAATCTTGGGCAATGTTTTTTGGAGGTACCTCATTAATAATTATGGTTGGAGTTGCAATAGATACTATTCAACAAATCAATTCATACTTGTTAAACAAACATTATGATGGTTTAATGAAGACTGGTAAAAATAGAAAAGCGGTAGCTTAA
- a CDS encoding citrate synthase: protein MSKIATLEIDGKKIELPVITGSENESAIDINKLRDLTGVITIDPGYKNSGSCTSEITFLDGEEGILRYRGYSIEDLAEKASFLEVSYLLIFGELPTAAQLEDFENNIRKHSLVNEEMKNIIDGFPKTAHPMGVLSALTSALTAFNPKAVNVDNEKEMYEAICKTMAKFLVIATWTYRKSMGYPLNYYDNTKGYVESFMQLMFKLPTGPYSANPVIVNALDKLFILHADHEQNCSTSTVRMVGSSHAGLFASVSAGVSALWGPLHGGANQAVLEMLEEINKDGGDTDKFLAKAKDKNDPFRLMGFGHRVYKNFDPRAKIIKKAATEVLETLGVEDPILDIARKLEKAALEDEYFKSRNLYPNVDFYSGIIYRALGIPTDMFTVMFAIGRLPGWIAQWKEMRENKEPIGRPRQIYTGHPLREFKSNK from the coding sequence ATGTCAAAAATAGCTACATTAGAAATAGATGGTAAAAAGATTGAACTTCCGGTAATCACAGGAAGCGAAAACGAATCAGCTATCGATATTAACAAATTACGTGATTTAACTGGTGTTATTACAATTGATCCAGGTTACAAAAACTCAGGATCTTGTACAAGTGAAATCACTTTCCTAGATGGAGAAGAAGGAATTTTACGTTACAGAGGATATTCAATCGAAGATTTAGCTGAAAAAGCTAGTTTTTTAGAGGTTTCATATCTTTTGATTTTTGGAGAATTGCCAACTGCTGCACAATTAGAAGATTTTGAGAATAATATTAGAAAACATTCTTTGGTAAACGAAGAAATGAAAAATATTATCGACGGTTTTCCAAAAACAGCTCATCCAATGGGAGTTTTATCTGCTTTAACAAGTGCTTTAACGGCATTTAATCCAAAAGCTGTAAATGTTGATAACGAAAAAGAAATGTACGAAGCTATTTGTAAAACAATGGCTAAATTTCTTGTAATCGCTACATGGACTTACAGAAAGTCTATGGGTTATCCTTTAAATTATTATGATAATACAAAAGGATATGTAGAAAGCTTCATGCAATTAATGTTTAAATTGCCTACAGGACCTTACTCTGCAAATCCAGTAATTGTAAACGCTTTAGATAAATTATTTATTCTTCATGCAGATCACGAACAAAACTGTTCTACTTCTACAGTGAGAATGGTTGGTTCTTCTCATGCAGGTTTATTTGCTTCTGTTTCTGCAGGTGTTTCTGCATTATGGGGACCACTTCACGGTGGAGCTAACCAAGCGGTACTTGAAATGCTTGAAGAAATTAATAAAGACGGTGGAGATACAGATAAATTCTTAGCGAAAGCGAAAGATAAAAATGATCCATTCCGTTTAATGGGATTTGGTCACAGAGTTTACAAAAACTTTGATCCAAGAGCTAAAATCATTAAAAAAGCAGCTACAGAAGTATTAGAAACTTTAGGTGTTGAAGATCCGATTTTAGATATCGCAAGAAAATTAGAAAAAGCAGCTCTTGAGGATGAATATTTCAAATCAAGAAACTTGTATCCAAACGTTGATTTCTATTCTGGAATTATCTATAGAGCTTTAGGAATTCCAACTGATATGTTTACAGTAATGTTTGCTATCGGAAGATTACCAGGTTGGATTGCGCAATGGAAAGAAATGCGTGAAAACAAAGAACCAATCGGAAGACCAAGACAAATTTACACTGGACATCCTTTAAGAGAGTTCAAGTCTAATAAATAA
- the rpsD gene encoding 30S ribosomal protein S4 — MARYTGPKTKIARKFGEAIFGDDKSFEKRNYPPGQHGMAKKRGKKSEYAVQLMEKQKAKYSYGILEKQFRNLFEKASATKGVTGEVLLQLCEARLDNVVFRMGIAPSRRGARQIVSHRHITVNGEVVNIPSYHLKPGDKVAVREKSKSLEAIERSLSNSSHVYEWITWNNDLKEGTFVSVPARLQIPENIKEQLIVELYNK; from the coding sequence ATGGCAAGATATACTGGTCCTAAAACCAAAATCGCTCGTAAATTTGGCGAGGCAATCTTCGGAGATGATAAATCTTTCGAAAAAAGAAATTACCCACCTGGACAACACGGGATGGCTAAAAAAAGAGGAAAAAAATCTGAGTATGCTGTTCAGTTAATGGAAAAGCAAAAAGCTAAATATTCTTACGGAATTTTAGAAAAACAATTCAGAAATTTATTCGAAAAAGCATCAGCGACTAAAGGAGTAACTGGTGAAGTTTTATTACAATTATGCGAAGCAAGATTAGATAATGTTGTTTTTAGAATGGGAATTGCTCCATCTAGAAGAGGTGCGCGTCAAATCGTTTCTCACAGACACATTACTGTAAATGGAGAGGTTGTTAATATTCCTTCTTACCACCTTAAGCCTGGTGATAAAGTTGCAGTTCGTGAAAAATCTAAATCTTTAGAAGCTATCGAACGTTCTTTATCAAATTCAAGTCATGTTTATGAATGGATTACTTGGAACAATGATCTTAAAGAAGGAACTTTTGTTTCTGTTCCTGCAAGACTTCAAATTCCAGAAAACATTAAAGAACAATTAATCGTAGAGTTGTACAACAAATAA
- the eno gene encoding phosphopyruvate hydratase: MSIIIKVHARQILDSRGNPTIEVDVVTENGVLGRAAVPSGASTGEHEAVELRDGGKAYLGKGVLNAVNNVNTVIAEELVGTSVFEQNTIDQLMIDLDGTPNKSKLGANAILGVSLAAAKAAANELGLPLYRYVGGVSANTLPVPMMNIINGGSHSDAPIAFQEFMIFPVKATSFTHAMQMGTEIFHSLKKVLHDRGLSTAVGDEGGFAPNLAGGTEDALDTIKLAVEKAGYTFGDEIMIALDCAASEFYVNGKYDYTKFEGETGKIRTSEEQADYLAELAAKYPIISIEDGMYEDDWDGWKALTEKIGDKVQLVGDDLFVTNVARLSTGIEKGIANSILVKVNQIGTLTETIAAVNMAKNAGYTSVMSHRSGETEDNTIADLAVALNCGQIKTGSASRSDRMAKYNQLLRIEEELGSTAYFPGLKAFKIK, encoded by the coding sequence ATGAGTATTATAATTAAAGTTCACGCAAGACAAATTCTTGATTCTAGAGGTAATCCTACTATTGAGGTAGATGTAGTAACTGAAAATGGAGTTTTAGGTAGAGCTGCGGTTCCATCTGGAGCTTCAACTGGAGAGCACGAAGCTGTTGAATTACGTGATGGAGGTAAAGCTTATCTAGGTAAAGGTGTTTTGAATGCAGTGAACAATGTAAATACTGTTATTGCTGAAGAATTAGTTGGAACTTCTGTTTTCGAACAAAATACAATTGACCAATTAATGATTGATTTAGATGGAACTCCAAACAAATCTAAATTAGGAGCTAATGCTATTTTAGGTGTTTCTTTAGCTGCTGCAAAAGCTGCTGCTAATGAACTTGGTTTGCCATTGTACAGATACGTTGGTGGTGTTTCTGCTAATACATTGCCAGTTCCAATGATGAATATCATCAACGGTGGATCTCACTCTGATGCGCCTATCGCATTCCAGGAGTTTATGATTTTCCCAGTAAAAGCAACTTCTTTTACACATGCTATGCAAATGGGAACTGAAATTTTCCACAGTTTGAAAAAAGTATTACATGATAGAGGTTTAAGTACTGCTGTGGGTGATGAAGGAGGTTTTGCTCCAAACTTAGCTGGTGGTACTGAAGATGCTTTAGATACTATCAAACTTGCAGTTGAAAAAGCAGGATATACTTTCGGTGACGAAATTATGATTGCTCTTGACTGTGCTGCTTCTGAGTTTTATGTAAACGGGAAATACGATTATACTAAATTTGAAGGAGAAACTGGAAAAATCAGAACTTCTGAAGAGCAAGCTGATTATTTAGCTGAACTTGCTGCTAAATATCCAATTATTTCTATCGAAGACGGTATGTACGAAGATGATTGGGATGGATGGAAAGCTTTAACTGAAAAAATTGGAGATAAAGTACAATTAGTAGGAGATGATTTATTTGTTACTAACGTTGCTCGTTTATCAACAGGAATTGAAAAAGGAATTGCTAATTCAATCTTAGTAAAAGTTAACCAAATCGGAACTTTAACTGAAACAATTGCAGCTGTAAACATGGCAAAAAATGCTGGTTATACTTCTGTAATGTCTCACCGTTCTGGAGAAACTGAAGATAATACAATTGCAGATTTAGCTGTTGCTTTAAACTGTGGTCAAATTAAAACTGGTTCCGCTTCTCGTTCTGATCGTATGGCTAAATACAATCAATTATTGAGAATTGAAGAAGAATTAGGAAGTACTGCTTACTTCCCTGGTTTAAAAGCTTTCAAGATTAAATAA
- the carA gene encoding glutamine-hydrolyzing carbamoyl-phosphate synthase small subunit, with the protein MKYTTRKSAILLLSDGTIFHGKSIGISGKTFGEVCFNTGMTGYQEIFTDPSYFGQIMVATNTHIGNYGVNELEVESDSIKIAGLVCKNFSFNYSRVNASESLEDYFAKQNLICISDVDTRALVSYIRDNGAMNAVICTDGTSIEDLKKELANVPNMEGLELASKVSTAEPYFFGDENATYKISALDLGIKKNILRNLAKRDCYIKVYPYNSTYKDMSEFNPDGYFLSNGPGDPDPLFGAIQVAKEILADNKPLFGICLGHQVIGLANGVETYKMFNGHRGINHPVKNIITGKGEITSQNHGFAVKKEQLDNHPELEITHVHLNDGTVAGMRMKNKNCFSVQYHPEASPGPHDSSYLFDQFVENIKTAKV; encoded by the coding sequence ATGAAATACACAACAAGAAAAAGCGCCATTTTATTACTTAGTGATGGAACAATTTTTCACGGAAAATCTATCGGAATTAGCGGTAAAACTTTTGGTGAAGTTTGTTTTAATACCGGAATGACAGGTTATCAGGAAATTTTTACTGATCCTTCTTACTTCGGCCAAATTATGGTGGCTACAAATACACATATCGGAAATTATGGTGTTAATGAGTTAGAAGTAGAATCTGATAGTATTAAAATAGCTGGTTTGGTTTGTAAAAACTTCAGTTTTAATTATTCTAGGGTAAATGCTTCTGAAAGTTTGGAGGATTATTTTGCTAAACAAAATTTAATCTGTATTTCTGATGTAGATACTCGTGCGCTTGTAAGTTACATTCGTGATAATGGTGCAATGAATGCTGTGATTTGTACAGATGGTACTTCAATAGAAGATTTGAAAAAAGAATTGGCAAATGTTCCAAATATGGAAGGTCTGGAGTTAGCTTCTAAAGTTTCAACTGCTGAGCCATATTTTTTCGGTGATGAAAATGCTACTTATAAAATTTCTGCTTTAGATCTTGGGATTAAAAAGAATATCTTAAGAAATCTGGCTAAAAGAGATTGCTACATTAAAGTTTATCCTTATAACTCAACATACAAAGATATGTCTGAGTTTAATCCTGATGGTTATTTCTTGTCAAATGGACCTGGAGATCCAGATCCTTTGTTTGGAGCTATCCAAGTTGCTAAAGAAATATTAGCAGACAATAAGCCACTTTTCGGAATTTGTTTAGGGCATCAAGTTATTGGTTTGGCAAATGGTGTTGAGACTTATAAAATGTTTAATGGGCATCGAGGAATTAATCATCCTGTAAAAAACATTATTACTGGTAAAGGAGAGATAACTTCTCAAAACCATGGGTTTGCTGTTAAGAAAGAACAGTTGGATAATCATCCAGAATTGGAAATTACTCATGTGCATTTAAATGACGGTACTGTAGCCGGAATGAGAATGAAGAATAAAAATTGTTTCTCAGTTCAATATCACCCAGAAGCAAGTCCAGGACCACACGATTCTTCATATTTGTTTGATCAATTTGTTGAGAACATTAAAACTGCTAAAGTCTAA
- a CDS encoding arginine deiminase family protein — translation MLQLNVKNETSRLRAVVLGSAVHNGPTPTLEEAYDPKSLEHIKAGTYPVEKDMVVEMDAFNAVFQKYNVTVYRPEMIENYNQIFARDIGFVIDDVFVKSNILPDRERELDAIQYVIDKIDPKKVVRPPEEVHIEGGDVMLWNDHIFIGTYKGSDYKDYITARTNMHGVNYIKSLFPNKIVKEFDLVKSKLEARDNALHLDCCFQPVGKDKGIIYKRGFREEADYLYLVKLFGKENLFHIERNEMYNMFSNVFSIDENVVVSEKNFTRLNNWLREKGFVVEEIPYAEIAKQEGLLRCSTLPLIRD, via the coding sequence ATGTTGCAATTAAATGTAAAGAACGAAACATCGAGACTTCGTGCGGTTGTTTTGGGTTCTGCTGTTCATAATGGGCCTACTCCGACTTTAGAGGAAGCTTATGATCCTAAATCATTGGAACATATTAAGGCAGGAACTTATCCTGTAGAAAAAGATATGGTTGTTGAAATGGATGCTTTTAATGCTGTTTTTCAAAAATATAATGTAACAGTTTATCGTCCGGAAATGATCGAAAACTACAATCAGATTTTTGCTAGAGATATAGGTTTTGTAATTGATGATGTTTTTGTAAAATCCAATATTCTTCCAGATAGAGAACGTGAATTAGATGCTATTCAATACGTAATTGATAAAATTGATCCCAAAAAAGTAGTTCGCCCTCCCGAAGAAGTTCATATTGAAGGAGGAGATGTGATGCTTTGGAATGATCATATTTTTATTGGGACTTACAAAGGAAGCGACTATAAAGATTATATTACTGCAAGAACAAATATGCATGGTGTAAATTATATCAAGTCATTGTTTCCAAATAAAATTGTAAAAGAGTTTGATTTGGTAAAATCAAAACTTGAAGCCAGAGATAATGCTTTGCATTTAGATTGCTGTTTTCAACCAGTTGGAAAAGATAAAGGAATTATTTATAAAAGAGGTTTTCGAGAAGAAGCAGATTATCTTTATTTGGTAAAACTTTTTGGAAAAGAAAATTTATTTCATATCGAAAGAAATGAAATGTATAATATGTTTTCAAACGTGTTTTCAATTGATGAAAATGTTGTTGTTTCTGAGAAGAATTTTACGAGATTAAATAACTGGCTTCGTGAAAAAGGTTTCGTTGTTGAAGAAATTCCATATGCAGAAATTGCAAAACAAGAGGGTTTGTTAAGATGTTCTACCTTGCCATTAATTAGAGACTAA
- a CDS encoding DNA-directed RNA polymerase subunit alpha gives MAIFNFQKPDKVIMIDSTDFEGKFEFRPLEPGYGLTVGNALRRVLLSALEGYAITSVRIEGVDHEFSTISGVVEDVTEIILNLKQVRFKRQIEDIDNESVTISVSGKDQLTAGDFQKFISGFQVLNPDLVICNLDSKIKLNFDLTIEKGRGYVPAEENKKQNAAIGTIFTDSIFTPVKNVKYAIENFRVEQKTDYEKLVFEIKTDGSINPKDALTEAAKVLIHHFMLFSDERITLEADEIAQTESYDEESLHMRQLLKTKLVDMDLSVRALNCLKAAEVDTLGDLVSFNKNDLMKFRNFGKKSLTELDELVAVKNLTFGMDLAKYKLDKE, from the coding sequence ATGGCAATATTTAATTTTCAAAAGCCCGATAAAGTTATCATGATCGATTCAACCGATTTTGAAGGTAAATTCGAATTTAGACCTTTAGAACCTGGTTATGGATTGACAGTTGGTAATGCACTTAGAAGAGTTTTGCTTTCAGCATTAGAAGGTTATGCAATTACATCTGTTCGTATCGAAGGTGTAGATCATGAGTTTTCTACTATTTCAGGTGTTGTTGAAGATGTTACCGAAATTATCCTTAATCTAAAACAAGTACGTTTCAAACGTCAAATTGAAGATATCGATAATGAATCAGTTACTATTTCTGTTTCAGGTAAAGATCAATTAACAGCAGGTGATTTTCAGAAATTTATTTCAGGTTTCCAAGTTCTGAACCCAGACCTTGTTATCTGTAACTTAGATTCTAAAATCAAATTGAATTTCGATTTAACTATCGAAAAAGGTAGAGGATACGTGCCTGCTGAAGAGAACAAAAAACAGAATGCTGCAATTGGAACGATTTTTACAGATTCTATTTTTACTCCGGTAAAAAATGTAAAATATGCAATCGAAAACTTCCGTGTAGAGCAGAAAACAGATTACGAAAAATTAGTTTTTGAAATTAAAACTGATGGATCGATTAATCCAAAAGATGCTCTTACTGAGGCTGCTAAAGTTTTAATTCACCATTTCATGTTGTTTTCTGATGAAAGAATTACACTTGAGGCTGACGAAATTGCACAAACAGAATCGTATGATGAAGAGTCATTGCATATGAGACAATTGCTTAAAACTAAGCTTGTTGATATGGATCTATCTGTAAGAGCATTAAATTGCTTGAAAGCGGCTGAAGTTGATACACTTGGTGATTTAGTATCGTTCAATAAAAATGACTTAATGAAGTTCCGTAACTTCGGTAAAAAATCTTTAACTGAGCTTGATGAGCTTGTTGCAGTTAAGAATTTAACTTTCGGAATGGATTTAGCTAAATACAAATTAGATAAAGAATAA
- the ykgO gene encoding type B 50S ribosomal protein L36 — protein sequence MKVRASVKKRSAECIIVRRKGRLYVINKKNPRFKQRQG from the coding sequence ATGAAAGTTAGAGCATCAGTAAAAAAGAGAAGTGCCGAGTGCATTATCGTGCGTAGAAAAGGGAGACTGTACGTAATAAACAAAAAGAATCCTAGATTTAAACAAAGACAAGGATAA